One Haloarchaeobius amylolyticus genomic window, CCATGGTAGCGCGCCCGGATCAGAGCTCTTGAAATTTACCATGCCTCGAAAACGGGCAAAGTCGTTGTGATATTTCGGTAGGGGGTCCCCCCAACCGGTCATTTCTGATTGATCCGCTTCAAGCACCAGCCGACCATTACAAAAGACGTACCAACCAGCCTTGTTTGGGTCAGCTTCTCCTAAACCTGCTCGGATATCAACTTCAACTTCTTCTTCTTCGCGCTCGAAAATAAAGTTTTGAAAAGCGGGTTTGAAGTCATCATCCTCCAGCATCTCCAAAGGAGAGTAACCAAGTCCCTCGTTGTTCAGAATGATTTCTAAGCTTCGGTTGAGAAACATACTAAATTCGGATGTCAAATGGCTTCGCAGCTTGGAGATGAAAAGATTGTCTCCAAAATTCTCTCTTGGGGACTCGTGTAAGTCTGTGATCTGGATCCTTGTCCCCGTCTCGTCCAGAGTGCAACGGGGATCATCTTCATCGATAGATTCCCCAGTGAAATTCCAACCATCGTGTTGTTTCCACTCTTCCGAATCAATCTCTATAACATATCTTTCGTTATTTCCGTGGTAGTAAGTTTCCAGGAGGAAGTTTTTTCCGAGCCGGAAAAATGAGCGTTTCATTCCGACACCAAATTTCCCTATCTTGGATGGCAGATCTCCCCCCTCCATATCAGGTCTGCCAAATCGGAATGCATAGTCCTCAGCGAGATCTCTTGGAATGCCGCCACAATTGTCCTTAATGGTGATTTCATCAGAATCCGCATCAATCCGCACATAGAGGCCAGATA contains:
- a CDS encoding ATP-binding protein encodes the protein MSDSDSGTFDIDAHPVKEFFIEIITRDVKLIDTIPEFVDNSIDGATRIADDEEDLSGLYVRIDADSDEITIKDNCGGIPRDLAEDYAFRFGRPDMEGGDLPSKIGKFGVGMKRSFFRLGKNFLLETYYHGNNERYVIEIDSEEWKQHDGWNFTGESIDEDDPRCTLDETGTRIQITDLHESPRENFGDNLFISKLRSHLTSEFSMFLNRSLEIILNNEGLGYSPLEMLEDDDFKPAFQNFIFEREEEEVEVDIRAGLGEADPNKAGWYVFCNGRLVLEADQSEMTGWGDPLPKYHNDFARFRGMVNFKSSDPGALPWNTTKTDINPDSGVYQRGKQRMISVTRSVFNFLREVSNQKSDMNLGQGESSPIEQRIDSGEYVDVNQMDTSEERDFTAPNPEEVEEEDEVGYINYSRPKDKIEDIKDVLGVGTYKEVGVETFEYFYSDQVER